In Streptomyces nodosus, one DNA window encodes the following:
- the uvrA gene encoding excinuclease ABC subunit UvrA, which translates to MADRLIVRGAREHNLKNVSLDLPRDSLIVFTGLSGSGKSSLAFDTIFAEGQRRYVESLSSYARQFLGQMDKPDVDFIEGLSPAVSIDQKSTSRNPRSTVGTITEVYDYLRLLFARIGKPHCPECGRPIARQSPQAIVDKVLELPEGSRFQVLSPLVRERKGEFVDLFADLQTKGYSRARVDGETIQLSQPPTLKKQEKHTIEVVVDRLTVKDSAKRRLTDSVETALGLSGGMVVLDFVDLPEDDPERERMYSEHLYCAYDDLSFEELEPRSFSFNSPFGACPECTGIGTRMEVDPELIVPDPEKTLDEGAIHPWSHGHTKDYFGRLVGALADALGFRTDIPFAGLPQRARKALLHGHKTQIEVRYRNRYGRERVYTTPFEGAVPFVRRRHSEAESDASRERFEGYMREVPCPSCAGTRLKPIVLAVTIMGRSIAEVSAMSISDCADFLHELTLDARDKKIAERVLKEVNERLRFLVDVGLDYLSLNRAAGTLSGGEAQRIRLATQIGSGLVGVLYVLDEPSIGLHQRDNHRLIETLVRLRDMGNTLIVVEHDEDTIKVADWVVDIGPGAGEHGGKVVHSGSLKGLLANAESQTGQYLSGKKSIPLPDIRRPLDPSRSLTVHGARENNLQDIDVSFPLGVFTAVTGVSGSGKSTLVNDILYTHLARELNGARNVPGRHTRVDGDDLVDKVVHVDQSPIGRTPRSNPATYTGVFDHIRKLFAETTEAKVRGYQPGRFSFNVKGGRCENCAGDGTIKIEMNFLPDVYVPCEVCHGARYNRETLEVHYKGKSIAEVLNMPIEEALQFFEAVPAIARHLGTLHDVGLGYVRLGQAATTLSGGEAQRVKLASELQKRSTGRTVYVLDEPTTGLHFEDISKLLTVLGGLVDKGNTVIVIEHNLDVIKTADWLIDMGPEGGAGGGLVVAEGTPEEVAGIPASHTGKFLREVLGAERVSDAVPSPRRGAVKAVAATSAAKRTATARTAKNADNTATKKAAGVTGKAAPAKKTTRARKA; encoded by the coding sequence GTGGCCGACCGTCTCATCGTCCGTGGCGCGCGCGAGCACAACCTGAAGAATGTCTCGCTCGACCTGCCGCGCGACTCGCTCATCGTCTTCACGGGCCTGTCGGGGTCGGGCAAGTCCTCGCTGGCCTTCGACACGATCTTCGCCGAGGGCCAGCGGCGCTACGTGGAGTCGCTGTCCTCGTACGCCCGGCAGTTCCTCGGGCAGATGGACAAGCCCGACGTCGACTTCATCGAGGGCCTGTCGCCGGCCGTCTCGATCGACCAGAAGTCGACCTCGCGCAACCCGCGCTCCACGGTCGGCACCATCACCGAGGTCTACGACTATCTGCGGCTGCTCTTCGCGCGCATCGGCAAGCCGCACTGCCCCGAGTGCGGCCGCCCCATCGCGCGCCAGTCGCCGCAGGCGATCGTCGACAAGGTCCTGGAGCTCCCGGAGGGCAGCCGTTTCCAGGTGCTGTCCCCGCTGGTGCGCGAGCGCAAGGGAGAGTTCGTCGACCTCTTCGCCGACCTCCAGACCAAGGGCTACAGCCGCGCCCGGGTGGACGGCGAGACCATCCAGCTGTCGCAGCCGCCCACGCTGAAGAAGCAGGAGAAGCACACCATCGAGGTGGTCGTCGACCGGCTCACGGTGAAGGACTCCGCCAAGCGCCGGCTGACCGACTCCGTGGAGACCGCGCTCGGACTGTCCGGCGGCATGGTCGTGCTCGACTTCGTGGACCTCCCCGAGGACGACCCCGAGCGCGAGCGCATGTACTCGGAGCATCTGTACTGCGCGTACGACGACCTGTCCTTCGAGGAGCTGGAGCCCCGCTCCTTCTCCTTCAACTCGCCCTTCGGCGCCTGCCCCGAGTGCACCGGCATCGGCACCCGCATGGAGGTCGACCCCGAGCTGATCGTCCCGGACCCGGAGAAGACCCTCGACGAGGGGGCCATCCACCCCTGGTCGCACGGGCACACCAAGGACTACTTCGGCCGGCTCGTCGGGGCCCTCGCGGACGCGCTGGGCTTCCGGACCGACATCCCCTTCGCGGGCCTGCCGCAGCGCGCCAGGAAGGCCCTGCTCCACGGCCACAAGACCCAGATCGAGGTCCGCTACCGCAACCGGTACGGGCGCGAGCGGGTGTACACCACCCCCTTCGAGGGCGCCGTACCCTTCGTGCGGCGCCGGCACAGCGAGGCGGAGAGCGACGCCAGCCGTGAGCGCTTCGAGGGCTATATGCGCGAGGTGCCCTGCCCCAGCTGTGCGGGTACCCGACTGAAGCCGATCGTCCTGGCGGTCACGATCATGGGAAGGTCGATCGCCGAGGTCTCCGCGATGTCGATCAGCGACTGCGCGGACTTCCTGCACGAGCTGACGCTGGACGCCCGGGACAAGAAGATCGCCGAGCGGGTCCTCAAGGAGGTCAACGAGCGGCTGCGGTTCCTGGTCGACGTCGGCCTGGACTATCTCTCGCTGAACCGCGCGGCCGGCACCCTCTCCGGCGGCGAGGCCCAGCGCATCCGGCTGGCCACCCAGATCGGTTCCGGTCTCGTCGGCGTCCTCTACGTCCTCGACGAACCGTCCATCGGGCTGCACCAGCGTGACAACCACCGGCTGATCGAGACCCTGGTCCGGCTGCGCGACATGGGCAACACGCTCATCGTCGTCGAGCACGACGAGGACACCATCAAGGTCGCCGACTGGGTCGTCGACATCGGTCCCGGCGCCGGCGAGCACGGCGGCAAGGTCGTGCACAGCGGCTCCCTGAAGGGGCTGCTCGCCAACGCCGAGTCGCAGACCGGCCAGTATCTGTCCGGCAAGAAGTCGATCCCGCTGCCCGACATCCGCCGCCCGCTCGACCCCTCCAGGTCCCTCACGGTGCACGGCGCCCGGGAGAACAACCTCCAGGACATCGACGTGTCGTTCCCGCTGGGCGTCTTCACGGCCGTCACCGGTGTGTCGGGATCCGGAAAGTCGACCCTGGTCAACGACATCCTGTACACCCACCTGGCCCGGGAGCTGAACGGCGCCCGGAACGTCCCCGGGCGGCACACCCGGGTGGACGGCGACGACCTCGTCGACAAGGTCGTGCATGTCGACCAGTCGCCCATCGGCCGCACCCCGCGGTCGAACCCGGCGACCTACACCGGGGTCTTCGACCACATCCGCAAGCTGTTCGCCGAGACCACCGAGGCGAAGGTCCGCGGCTACCAGCCGGGCCGCTTCTCCTTCAACGTCAAGGGCGGCCGCTGCGAGAACTGCGCGGGCGACGGCACCATCAAGATCGAGATGAACTTCCTCCCGGACGTCTATGTCCCGTGCGAGGTCTGCCACGGTGCCCGCTACAACCGGGAGACCCTGGAGGTCCACTACAAGGGCAAGTCCATCGCCGAGGTCCTGAACATGCCGATCGAGGAGGCGCTGCAGTTCTTCGAGGCGGTCCCGGCGATCGCCCGCCACCTCGGGACGCTGCACGACGTCGGTCTCGGCTATGTCCGCCTCGGCCAGGCCGCCACCACGCTGTCCGGCGGTGAGGCACAGCGCGTCAAGCTCGCCAGCGAACTGCAGAAGCGGTCCACCGGCCGCACCGTCTACGTCCTGGACGAGCCGACCACCGGTCTGCACTTCGAGGACATCAGCAAGCTGCTCACGGTGCTCGGCGGACTGGTCGACAAGGGCAACACGGTCATCGTCATCGAGCACAACCTGGACGTCATCAAGACCGCCGACTGGCTCATCGACATGGGCCCCGAGGGCGGCGCGGGCGGCGGCCTGGTGGTCGCCGAGGGCACGCCCGAGGAGGTGGCGGGGATCCCGGCCAGCCACACCGGAAAGTTCCTGCGCGAGGTCCTCGGCGCCGAGCGCGTCAGCGATGCGGTCCCGTCACCGCGCAGGGGCGCCGTGAAGGCGGTGGCGGCCACCTCGGCGGCGAAGCGGACGGCCACGGCCCGGACGGCGAAGAACGCCGACAACACGGCGACCAAGAAGGCGGCCGGCGTCACCGGCAAGGCGGCACCCGCGAAGAAGACCACCCGGGCGCGCAAGGCCTGA
- a CDS encoding amino acid ABC transporter ATP-binding protein — translation MESVRKTFGGSVVLRDVDLEVAPHTVTALIGASGSGKSTLLRCANLLEEIDDGAIWLDGKEITDPRADQDAVRRRIGVVFQAYNLFPHMTVLENITLAPRRVHGLDRAAAEGHARELLERLGLAARAAEYPDRLSGGQQQRVAIVRALAVRPRLLLLDEITAALDPELVGEVLAVVRDLKEDGMTMVLATHEMGFAREVADQVCFLDGGVVLERGTAEEVFGDPQQERTRRFLHRIVEAGRL, via the coding sequence ATGGAGTCCGTACGCAAGACCTTCGGCGGCTCGGTCGTGCTGCGCGACGTCGATCTGGAGGTCGCCCCGCACACGGTGACCGCGCTGATCGGTGCCTCCGGGTCCGGCAAGTCGACGCTGCTGCGCTGTGCGAACCTCCTGGAGGAGATCGACGACGGCGCGATCTGGCTGGACGGCAAGGAGATCACCGACCCGCGTGCCGACCAGGACGCCGTGCGCCGCAGGATCGGCGTGGTCTTCCAGGCGTACAACCTCTTTCCGCATATGACGGTCCTGGAGAACATCACCCTCGCCCCACGCCGGGTGCACGGTCTGGACCGGGCCGCGGCCGAGGGGCACGCCCGCGAGCTGCTGGAGCGTCTGGGGCTCGCCGCCAGAGCGGCCGAGTACCCGGACCGGCTCAGCGGCGGTCAGCAACAGCGCGTCGCGATCGTGCGCGCGCTGGCCGTGCGCCCTCGGCTGCTGCTCCTGGACGAGATCACCGCGGCCCTCGACCCGGAGCTCGTGGGTGAGGTCCTCGCCGTCGTCCGGGACCTGAAGGAGGACGGCATGACCATGGTGCTGGCCACCCATGAGATGGGCTTCGCCCGTGAGGTCGCAGACCAGGTCTGCTTCCTGGACGGCGGTGTGGTCCTGGAACGCGGCACGGCGGAGGAGGTCTTCGGCGATCCGCAGCAGGAGCGCACCCGGCGGTTCCTGCATCGCATCGTGGAGGCGGGGCGGCTCTGA
- a CDS encoding amino acid ABC transporter permease: MTFTEREPAGSPDAGGTADGAAGDDTYVPSERRIARERHRRGRARRATAVAALSTLVTGVVLYLIVVHAPGWPRTRETFFDAGYAREALPKVLDGLWLNLRLLLVCGIAVLVLGMLIAVARTLRGPVFFPLRVLATAYTDFFRGLPLIITLMIVVLGVPALRLQGVTVDPVLLGGTALTLTYSAYVAEVFRAGIESVHPSQRAAARSLGLTHRQALRHVVLPQAVRRQVPPLLNDLVSLQKDTGLVSIGGAVDAVRAADIIAGRSLNYTPYIVAGLAFVALTIPMTRFTDWVTARMDRRRAQGGNL; this comes from the coding sequence ATGACGTTCACCGAGCGGGAGCCCGCCGGGAGTCCGGACGCGGGCGGTACGGCGGACGGGGCCGCGGGGGACGACACCTACGTCCCCTCCGAGCGGCGGATCGCACGTGAGCGTCACCGGCGTGGCCGTGCCCGCCGCGCCACCGCCGTCGCCGCGCTCTCGACCCTGGTCACCGGTGTCGTCCTGTATCTGATCGTCGTCCATGCGCCCGGCTGGCCGCGCACCAGGGAGACCTTCTTCGACGCGGGCTACGCACGGGAGGCGTTGCCGAAGGTCCTGGACGGGCTGTGGCTCAACCTCCGGCTGCTGCTGGTGTGCGGGATCGCGGTCCTGGTCCTCGGCATGCTGATCGCCGTCGCCCGCACCCTGCGCGGTCCGGTGTTCTTCCCGCTGCGCGTCCTGGCCACCGCCTACACGGACTTCTTCCGGGGGCTCCCGCTGATCATCACTTTGATGATCGTGGTCCTGGGTGTGCCGGCGCTGCGGCTGCAGGGGGTCACCGTGGACCCGGTGCTGCTCGGCGGAACCGCGCTCACGCTGACGTACTCCGCGTATGTCGCCGAGGTGTTCCGTGCCGGCATCGAGTCCGTCCACCCCTCACAGCGCGCCGCGGCCCGCTCGCTCGGGCTCACCCACCGTCAGGCGCTGCGCCATGTGGTGCTCCCCCAGGCCGTACGGCGTCAGGTGCCGCCGCTCCTCAACGACCTGGTGTCGCTGCAGAAGGACACCGGGCTGGTCTCGATCGGGGGCGCGGTGGACGCCGTGCGGGCCGCCGACATCATCGCGGGCCGCAGTCTCAACTACACCCCGTACATCGTCGCGGGGCTGGCCTTTGTGGCGCTGACCATCCCCATGACCCGGTTCACGGACTGGGTGACGGCCCGGATGGACCGGCGGCGGGCGCAGGGAGGGAACCTGTGA
- the aroQ gene encoding type II 3-dehydroquinate dehydratase has translation MPRTLADAPIMILNGPNLNLLGHRQPEVYGSDTLADIEALCVKAVAAYGGTVDFRQSNHEGELVDWIQEARLNHAGIVINPAAYSHTSVAILDALHACEGLPVVEVHISNIHRREQFRHHSYVSQRADAVIAGCGVQGYAFAVQRVATLAGAARTQV, from the coding sequence GTGCCCCGCACCCTCGCCGACGCCCCGATCATGATCCTCAACGGGCCCAATCTGAACCTCCTCGGGCACCGCCAGCCGGAGGTCTACGGCTCGGACACGCTCGCGGACATCGAGGCCCTGTGTGTGAAGGCGGTGGCCGCCTACGGGGGCACGGTGGACTTCCGGCAGTCCAACCACGAGGGCGAACTGGTGGACTGGATCCAGGAGGCACGGCTGAACCACGCCGGGATCGTGATCAACCCGGCGGCCTATTCGCACACCTCCGTCGCGATCCTCGACGCGCTCCACGCCTGTGAGGGGCTTCCGGTCGTGGAGGTCCACATCTCCAACATCCACCGGCGCGAGCAGTTCCGGCACCACTCCTATGTCTCCCAGCGGGCCGACGCGGTCATCGCGGGGTGCGGGGTGCAGGGCTACGCCTTCGCCGTGCAGCGCGTGGCGACCCTGGCGGGAGCGGCACGGACCCAGGTCTGA
- a CDS encoding MBL fold metallo-hydrolase, whose translation MTYSGAVKVGGPADVHELQDLMITKIAVGPMDNNAYLLRCRATDEQLLIDAANDAGTLLGMIGDDGIASVVTTHRHGDHWQALAEVVAATGARTHAGREDAEGIPVPTDVPLDDGDTVRVGRVELTARHLVGHTPGSVALVYDDPHGHPHVFTGDCLFPGGVGNTHKDPKAFARLLHDVETKIFDVLPDETWVYPGHGNDTTLGAERPHLPEWRARGW comes from the coding sequence ATGACGTACAGCGGAGCGGTGAAGGTGGGCGGCCCTGCCGATGTGCACGAGCTGCAGGACCTGATGATCACGAAGATCGCGGTCGGGCCGATGGACAACAACGCCTATCTGCTGCGCTGCCGGGCCACCGACGAGCAACTGCTGATCGACGCGGCCAACGACGCGGGCACCCTGCTCGGCATGATCGGTGACGACGGCATCGCCTCCGTCGTCACCACCCATCGGCACGGCGACCACTGGCAGGCCCTCGCGGAGGTCGTGGCGGCCACCGGCGCCCGCACCCACGCGGGACGCGAGGACGCCGAGGGCATCCCGGTACCGACGGACGTCCCGCTCGACGACGGCGACACCGTCCGCGTCGGCCGCGTCGAACTCACCGCACGCCATCTGGTGGGCCACACCCCGGGTTCCGTCGCCCTCGTCTACGACGACCCGCACGGACATCCGCATGTGTTCACCGGGGACTGCCTTTTCCCAGGAGGCGTGGGCAACACGCACAAGGATCCGAAGGCCTTCGCGCGCCTGCTCCACGACGTGGAGACGAAGATCTTCGACGTGCTTCCGGACGAGACCTGGGTCTACCCCGGACACGGGAACGACACCACCCTGGGCGCCGAGCGGCCGCATCTGCCGGAGTGGCGCGCCCGGGGGTGGTGA
- a CDS encoding LacI family DNA-binding transcriptional regulator: MATMAEVARHAGVSVATVSHVLNETRRVLPHTRRAVLDAVEALGYTPNTLARSLVTSRTRSIGLAVSAISNPYFTEILQGVEARALEHGYGLLIADPHDDPEQECKAVRLLHERRVDGVIVAPSADPRGLLALLARHSVPTVFLDRLIEEERAGAAFRFDQVCAENTAPMARLVSHLAGAGHRRIALVAGLPGLSTTTERIDGYRQGLVAAGLPHDERLVTGGDSAAEGAERATAALLSLADPPTALVTANNAMTIGALRALRERGLSVPDDLALCCFDDFAWADLFAPRLTAISQPSREIGARAVQLLLDRLDAPDRPSRTERLPCTFVHRTSCGCPDTLSRKGTAL, translated from the coding sequence ATGGCGACCATGGCCGAGGTCGCGCGCCACGCGGGTGTGTCCGTCGCGACCGTCTCCCATGTCCTCAACGAGACCCGCCGCGTGCTGCCGCACACCCGCCGGGCGGTGCTGGACGCCGTCGAGGCGCTCGGCTACACCCCGAACACCCTCGCCCGCTCCCTGGTGACCTCCCGCACCCGCTCCATCGGGCTCGCGGTGTCGGCGATCAGCAACCCCTACTTCACGGAGATCCTCCAGGGGGTCGAGGCCCGCGCCCTGGAGCACGGTTACGGGCTGCTGATCGCCGATCCCCATGACGACCCGGAGCAGGAGTGCAAGGCCGTCCGGCTGCTGCACGAGCGCCGGGTCGACGGTGTGATCGTCGCGCCCTCGGCGGACCCGCGCGGGCTCCTGGCCCTTCTCGCGCGGCACTCCGTACCGACCGTGTTCCTGGACCGGCTGATCGAGGAGGAGCGGGCCGGCGCCGCCTTCCGCTTCGATCAGGTCTGCGCCGAGAACACCGCGCCCATGGCCCGTCTGGTCAGCCATCTCGCCGGTGCCGGCCACCGCCGCATCGCTCTGGTCGCGGGCCTGCCCGGGCTCAGCACCACGACCGAGCGGATCGACGGCTACCGGCAGGGTCTCGTGGCCGCCGGACTCCCCCACGACGAGCGACTGGTCACCGGGGGCGACTCCGCGGCGGAGGGTGCCGAGCGCGCCACCGCCGCCCTGCTGTCCCTGGCGGACCCGCCCACGGCCCTGGTCACCGCCAACAACGCCATGACCATCGGCGCCCTGCGGGCCCTGCGGGAGCGCGGGCTGTCCGTACCGGACGACCTGGCGCTGTGCTGTTTCGACGACTTCGCCTGGGCCGATCTCTTCGCACCCCGGCTCACCGCGATCTCCCAGCCCAGCAGGGAGATCGGTGCCCGGGCCGTACAACTGCTCCTGGACCGGCTGGACGCGCCGGACCGCCCCTCCCGCACCGAGCGGCTCCCCTGCACGTTCGTCCACCGCACCTCGTGCGGCTGCCCCGACACCCTCTCCCGGAAGGGAACCGCACTGTGA
- a CDS encoding maleylpyruvate isomerase family mycothiol-dependent enzyme: MIDHAHDLASVRDATERLLTAAARMDNADVAEPSRLPGWTRGHVLAHLARNADALVNVLEGRPMYVSAAARDADIERDAPRPLDVQLSDLRESGARFQKITDAPADWSRTVELRNGVTDTAARLPFRRRVEVELHHVDLGIGYELEDLPAEFVEREIEFLAERFRGHRDVPATDLAADDGRRWTTGGGAEGGPVVVHGPAPELLGWLAGRRDGSALRTEGGPLPALPPL, translated from the coding sequence ATGATTGATCACGCTCACGACCTGGCGTCTGTACGTGACGCGACCGAACGACTGCTCACCGCAGCCGCCCGCATGGACAACGCGGACGTGGCCGAACCGTCACGGCTTCCGGGCTGGACCCGGGGCCATGTGCTCGCCCACCTCGCCCGCAACGCGGACGCACTCGTGAACGTGCTGGAGGGGCGGCCCATGTATGTCTCCGCCGCGGCCCGGGACGCCGACATCGAGCGGGACGCGCCGCGCCCCCTGGACGTCCAGCTCTCCGACCTACGGGAGAGCGGCGCCCGGTTCCAGAAGATCACGGACGCCCCCGCGGACTGGTCGCGGACGGTCGAGCTGCGCAACGGGGTCACGGACACCGCGGCCCGGCTTCCGTTCCGGCGCCGGGTCGAGGTGGAGCTCCACCATGTCGATCTCGGCATCGGATACGAGCTGGAGGACCTGCCGGCGGAGTTCGTCGAGCGGGAGATCGAGTTCCTCGCCGAGCGGTTCCGCGGGCACCGGGACGTGCCCGCCACGGACCTGGCTGCGGACGACGGCCGGCGCTGGACGACCGGCGGCGGCGCCGAGGGCGGTCCGGTCGTGGTGCACGGCCCCGCGCCCGAACTGCTCGGCTGGCTCGCGGGCCGTCGCGACGGATCGGCCCTGAGGACCGAGGGCGGACCGCTTCCGGCGCTTCCGCCGCTGTAG
- a CDS encoding carbohydrate kinase family protein, with protein MIVVAGEALIDLVPQGTGALAQLKPALGGGPYNTALALGRLGSPTAFCSRTSSDAFGQALLDGLRGAGVDVSAVQRGSEPTTLAVATIDESGSAAYSFYVQGTADRLFTAPAALPEGTRAVSFGTCSLVLEPGASAYEELLHRAAAEGVFTALDPNIRTGLIPDPAAYRARFKSWLPSVSLLKLSEEDAAWLGGTPREWLDAGPAAVVITRGGDGLTAFTRDGAEHSVPGVPVDVVDTIGAGDTVNAALLHGLAARDALSPEAPAALDAEGWTELLSLAARAAAITCSRAGAEPPYASELSLS; from the coding sequence GTGATCGTCGTCGCCGGTGAGGCCCTCATCGACCTGGTCCCGCAGGGAACGGGCGCGCTCGCCCAGCTGAAACCCGCGCTGGGCGGCGGCCCGTACAACACCGCCCTCGCGCTCGGCCGGCTCGGCTCCCCCACGGCCTTCTGCTCCCGCACCTCCTCGGACGCCTTCGGCCAGGCCCTGCTCGACGGGTTGCGCGGCGCGGGCGTGGACGTCTCGGCGGTGCAGCGCGGCTCGGAGCCGACCACACTGGCGGTCGCCACGATCGACGAGAGCGGTTCGGCTGCGTACTCCTTCTATGTGCAGGGCACCGCCGACCGGCTGTTCACGGCGCCCGCGGCCCTTCCCGAGGGCACCCGGGCCGTGTCGTTCGGCACCTGCTCACTCGTCCTCGAACCGGGCGCGAGCGCCTATGAGGAACTGCTGCACCGGGCCGCCGCGGAGGGCGTGTTCACTGCGCTCGACCCGAACATCCGTACGGGGCTGATCCCGGACCCCGCTGCCTACCGGGCCCGTTTCAAGAGCTGGCTGCCCTCGGTGTCGCTGCTCAAGCTCTCCGAGGAGGACGCCGCCTGGCTGGGCGGCACCCCGCGCGAGTGGCTGGACGCCGGTCCCGCCGCCGTGGTGATCACGCGGGGCGGCGACGGGCTGACGGCGTTCACCCGGGACGGGGCTGAGCACTCCGTGCCGGGGGTGCCGGTCGATGTGGTGGACACGATCGGCGCCGGTGACACGGTCAATGCGGCGCTGCTGCACGGTCTGGCCGCCCGCGACGCCCTCTCCCCCGAGGCGCCGGCCGCCCTGGACGCGGAGGGCTGGACCGAACTGCTGAGCCTCGCGGCCCGGGCCGCCGCGATCACCTGCTCCCGGGCCGGCGCCGAACCGCCGTACGCATCCGAACTGTCCCTGTCCTGA
- a CDS encoding Rieske (2Fe-2S) protein, translating to MPDRPAATRRTVLRGAALTPVAGLGLAACSPGGQGAGPAAPTAPVTLGPESEVPKGGAKLYRDANVVVSRAADGSLKAYSSICTHAGCAINKLSGTTLICPCHGSEFDALDGKVVQSPASVPLTELSVEVKNGGIVAGPAS from the coding sequence ATGCCCGACCGTCCTGCGGCGACCCGCCGTACCGTCCTTCGCGGGGCGGCGCTCACCCCGGTCGCCGGGCTCGGTCTCGCGGCCTGTTCGCCGGGCGGGCAGGGGGCGGGGCCCGCCGCGCCGACCGCGCCGGTCACCCTGGGCCCCGAGAGCGAGGTCCCCAAGGGCGGCGCAAAGCTGTACCGGGATGCGAACGTCGTGGTCAGCCGCGCCGCGGACGGCTCCTTGAAGGCGTACAGCTCGATCTGCACCCATGCCGGGTGCGCCATCAACAAGCTGTCGGGCACCACGCTGATCTGTCCCTGCCACGGCAGCGAGTTCGACGCGCTCGACGGCAAGGTGGTGCAGTCCCCGGCCTCCGTGCCGCTGACCGAGCTGTCCGTCGAGGTGAAGAACGGCGGGATCGTGGCGGGCCCGGCGTCCTGA
- a CDS encoding ABC transporter substrate-binding protein, protein MRLDRHALRRAASGATVALLALAVGCAPQPEEKASGSTSATGAGSCAKGALATRTSGRLTIATDQPAYEPWFKDDEPAGGKGFESAVAYAVAERLGYGKDAVVWQSVPFNKAYAPGEKTFDFDINQVSISAERRRAVDFSSGYYDVRQAVIALKGSRAAEAKSIADLKDVTLGAQVGSTSLDYITDVVKPKRQPAAFAKNDQAKSALKNGQVDAVVTDLPTAFYITAAEVTDAKIVGQFEHQGGTPEQFGLVLDKGSALTPCVSSAVDALRKDGTLARLEQQWLSDAVDAPVLT, encoded by the coding sequence ATGCGACTCGATCGACACGCCCTGCGCCGCGCCGCGTCCGGCGCCACCGTCGCCCTGCTCGCCCTCGCCGTGGGCTGTGCCCCGCAGCCTGAGGAGAAGGCCTCCGGCTCGACGTCCGCCACCGGCGCGGGAAGCTGCGCGAAGGGTGCGTTGGCCACCAGGACCTCCGGCAGGCTGACGATCGCGACCGACCAGCCCGCCTACGAGCCCTGGTTCAAGGACGACGAGCCGGCCGGCGGCAAGGGCTTCGAGTCGGCGGTCGCCTACGCCGTGGCCGAGCGGCTCGGCTACGGCAAGGACGCCGTCGTCTGGCAGTCCGTCCCCTTCAACAAGGCCTACGCGCCCGGGGAGAAGACCTTCGACTTCGACATCAACCAGGTGTCGATCAGCGCCGAACGCAGAAGGGCCGTGGACTTCTCGTCCGGCTACTACGACGTGCGCCAGGCCGTCATCGCCCTGAAGGGCTCCCGGGCGGCCGAGGCGAAGAGCATCGCCGACCTCAAGGACGTCACCCTGGGCGCCCAGGTGGGCAGCACCAGCCTGGACTACATCACCGACGTGGTGAAGCCGAAGCGGCAGCCGGCCGCGTTCGCCAAGAACGACCAGGCCAAGTCCGCCCTGAAGAACGGTCAGGTGGACGCCGTCGTCACCGATCTGCCGACCGCGTTCTACATCACCGCCGCCGAGGTGACCGATGCGAAGATCGTCGGCCAGTTCGAGCACCAGGGCGGTACACCCGAGCAGTTCGGTCTTGTGCTCGACAAGGGCAGCGCGCTCACCCCGTGTGTGAGCTCCGCCGTGGACGCCCTGCGCAAGGACGGCACCCTGGCCCGGCTGGAGCAGCAGTGGCTCTCCGACGCCGTCGACGCCCCGGTCCTCACATGA